The following nucleotide sequence is from Strigops habroptila isolate Jane chromosome Z, bStrHab1.2.pri, whole genome shotgun sequence.
GCGCTGTTTCTCTTGGCCCTCATGGGCTGATGCTGCGCAGAGCGGGACATGCCTGGCACCGATCCTGCCCGCATCCAGCTAAAGTGCCGCCACGCTGCAGCCGGTGCGGCGCTGCCTGGAAGCACTCACGGAGTTACCCGTTACCCCCAGCCCACCTACCGGGTGTTTTTAAGAGCAGCATTCCCTGCCTCCCTCAGCATGCCTGGATCGCGGACCGCTTTCGCCGGGCCCGTTATGGGAAACCCTGAGCAGCAAACTGACTCTGTCCTCTCTGGATCCGCGTCTGCCGCCCGGCTGAAACCCAAAGGAATATACGCAGCCAGGGTGCACTTTGGGATGAGGAGGCTGGGTGAAAATGTGGTCTAAAAGCGACAGGAAGAAGAAGAATAGATCGATCAAGCCTTCAGTGGATACTTCGGCTCAGTGAAGCCGCTGCCTGATGCGGGAGGGATGCTTGCAGGGCGATGGGTAAAGCAAAAGAGGAGTTTGCAGAGCAGGAATGTGATGTGTGGAGATGTTTCACTCAAGTTGGGAATAGCAGAGGCTGGGATGAATGGGAAGGAAGCAGCTTGCTCAGCCTGGTCAGCCCGATCTGGCCCAGCTCCTACTGGACACAGTGGGCAACCGAGCTCCGCTCCAAGAGCTGAATTAAAACACAATGGAGAAGCAGAGCTCACAAATGCACAATGCTGAGCACATTTCCCCTTGAGGCCAGTTTCCAAGCTGCAGTCAACCGCAAGTCCACCCCATTAACAGCCTCCTCCATTAGCATTCACGTGCTCCTTCCTATCGGCAATGCCCTCCACCGAGGAGCATCTCCAGACGTTTTACAAATAGCAGCAGCGCTGGAGTGCAGCGATTAGGCCTCGAGCCAGGGAGCAGAGAGACCCGGGATTGCTTCCTGCATCTGTCACTGtcacctctcccctgccccactTCAGTGAGGAATTCTTAGGGGCAGGGGGCTGTCTCGCAGGGCACATCTCCACAGCGCTGGAGATGGGTTCTACACATCTGTCTgccccctgctccagctgtgctgggtgAAGAAGTGGTGGCTCCTTCGTCCCGCTCGTCTGCTTCCCACACCcacataggatcatagaatggtttggaaaggaccttaagatcatccagttcctgCCTCCCGTCAGCTCTAATGAGCTGGAGCAGGTTAAGAGGTAGGTCTGCTTGTTTTCACACAGACACAAGCTAGGGAACATCCcctgagcagctcagctggcagaTGGGAGAGACAAGGGAGAAAAACCCCAGCAGCACACTGCTTCACTTCCTGAACGCAGGAAAACCCCCCTAAACTCATCATATATACATACATCAACGagctgagagagaaaacagcaccAGAGCATTCCCTGGGAACAGGTACCTTGCTTCTGGGAGCCCCTGAGAACGGCTGAGCAGACACCCCTTGGCTCTTGCCACTCGGGATGCTGCACAAGCCAGGAGGAGCAGAGACCACATCCCCCGTGCCTCTAGCCCCGATTCCCCAAACAATTTTAGGGTGATCTCACTTGGTAAAAATAACCCCTACAGCTCCCCCTCCTAAActctctgctcccttctgtATTTCTCAAGCTGGATGGGAACAGGGAGTTTTTGGCGCTGCTGGAAGGGCCACGGGTCACTTGTGGCTCGCTGTGTCTCAGGTCATTCTGGTCCTCGATTTAAAACAGAATGGGTGCTTGAAGCAATGCAAACTCAAGGCTCTTTGTTCTCCCCCTCGTGACTAAAGGGTTCAAGGCAAGCACTCACGTGGGTCCAGCAAAGAGCAGAGTGTCCTCCCACTCGAACCCAAGCACTTTGAACTGGTATTTTCAGATACTTGGGGTTGTCTCTTTATCACCGTTTTGAAATATTAGGGTTGAGAGTGGAAAGATAAAAATCCCACATGGGAATCATTTTGCATTTCCAAGTGCTTAAAGTCCTATGGATGAGGTAAAAAGCTGGGAGTTAGATGTCTGGGCAAGCAAATGCCAAATCTCCTAATCTTGGTGAATAAgggggaaaaagtaattaatgCTTCATGTCATTAATTGCtaacaaaccagaaaaagatTAGGACACCCGTTCCCAGTGCTGTCTTCCCAGCTATCACAAGGGCTCCAGCAACAGCGACATAGATGCCTTCCCCCCCTGAGATTTCTTCCCCCCCTGAAGGTTTAAAGGGAGTTACCTTGAGCTCTGATGAATCCAACTGATCGGGCAGCCAGGAAACCAGCATTTGCTCCTGCAGGTAGGTTTGGTACACCAGTAGGAAAGGGGAACACAGCCTGCAGCTTCCTCATTCTTTCACAAGAGCCACCGTGGCTGCGGGCTGCCTGGCTTTATGAAATTGCTGCCTTTTGTCCTGCCTTCAATGCAAATAGGACAGGTGAGATAAGATCTGAGCGTCGCAGAGCTTGTCCTTTTTCCTTAAAGCCAGCCTGGGCTTCTACTGGTGGCAAAACACTCAAAGGACCtcattgaaaagcaaacagaagataaagaaagggaaagacaaaGCACTAAAAACTGCTTCTCTTCCAGAAACGTGTCTCATTGTTAGTCACAGGGAGTGTTTCCATCAGGTTACAGAGTGATGATGTACATTTTGGGGGAGGATGGCAAGATTTAAACTGTATTAGCATATATACGATCAAAGATAGATTATGACATTGAGttacaaagaaatacatttcctgTGGCTCAGGAGACATACCAGCTTACATGGCAGTGCTGACTGACAATCTCCCATAACTAATGTACTGCATCTCCCTAAGATAACATCTGCCTCTGGAACAATAGGTTAGATTTCAGGAGGTGTTTGTACAAAGTAAGCCAGCAgtcctctgcctgcagagcctCCTCCAAACACACACTGCAAAGCATTCCTGTTCCCAGGGTATCTTTTCCTACAGCCCTGGATGTGCAGTGAAACAGCCACTGGAATGTGTTTATCTCACTGTTTGTGAGCTAGATATATGTTCTTGTTCAACAGGTGAAAACATTATCCCTTCCCACAAGCATATCTGACTCATGCTTAGGAAAAACTGTTGACAAAGTGCCGATCCCTTTTGTTAACACATCTTAGGGAGACAAACCCAACTGTTCAAGCCTTCATCTCCTCCTTGGATATGGAGCTGAACCTCACACCTCACCTCCCAGTTTTGTGGAATCAGAACTGCAGGGAACACCACAGCAGGACTCAGGCGGAAGCACCCTGATTCTATTCACTGCTTTGGAACAGGATTTTAGCCTTACACCCTACCTTTCACTAAGACCAAGACTAAAACTTGTGCTTATTTAAGTAGAAGAAGAGGTAGACTAAGAGGTTTTGACAATCCCACCCCCAACATCTCAAAATCAGAACACTAAATTAAAATCAGGAACTTGGAGAGAAGTGGATCATTTGGATCTTCCACTTTTGGgtaggaagagaaagaaatgtacAGAAACTGATGCAGGTTGAGGCTATGTTTAACTAGTTCTACAAACAACCGTGAGAAGTAAGGCAACAAGAACTGTGCTAGTCTGATATAAAGCTTCATTAAACTTCttataaaacaaacattaattAGAAAGACAGAAGCGGAACAAGACTGTATCTAGGCTCCTTGATTCGATGTATTCAGATCACTTGCCTTCAACTTGGAGGGACACATTTTAGACCTACTTAAATGGACAGCATATGAACCAGTTGAAAATGAGATCTGTTTATAAAACCCAACAAGATCGCATACAATTAATAAGATATTTCACTCTTCTCTTGTAAACTTAAACTGTTTTAGAACTCATTAGTGCACTTCCAGTCGTTTTTACACATCATTAGGTGAACATCTGGTTTTTACCTTGGGTTTAACACGTTCAAGCAATATCTGTGGCTGTATGCCCATGGAGAGCAGGAATCACCATAGTGTTTGGGAATGCTGCTTTAACACATTCTTGGTAGTAGCTGCGTCATGCTAAACCACTGCAATACAGTTAAGAAACGGGCATGGTACATTGTCCTCAGCAGTTTGCATTTCACTGTGCCTAAGAATTACATTTCCAACTGTTAACCTTCATGTCTGACCTTAAATTTTCCCATCTGAGGACAAGACTTATTTTGCTTGGAAGGTATTTCCACAAATCATTAAAAAGTAACCTCTCTAAAGATTAGAAAAGCTTAGTCAAAACTCTGTATTATGAACAGTAGGGACAAGCAGTagtagttttggttttgaaggaaTAGCAACATTCACTACAACTGGGAAGGCATCCATAAGGACAGCAGTAACTGACAGTGTGCAGTTCTTCGAGGAACCTCAGGAATCAAAGGATTCAACAGCTTATGGACACATCACTCTGCAATGTGACATGCCACTGCTTTTTAATCAGTCAGGTTTCCACACAAAGTACTGAATATTATTCTATTTACAttcaaaaatagcatttttctctcttcagtacAGAGTGGGAACGCCTGTAAGTTAGTCAGTAGAAACCTCTCTAGCACAGGTGGAGGACAGCTTTGTTGATCTCTGGGTTTGTCCAGTCGTTTCGGATATCATCCAGGTGATTATCAAAATCTACCAGTGTCTCGTAGGACTTGCTGTCCAAGAGAGATGCAGCGATTCTCTGGGCTTCGGTCCAATCTTCACAAAAATCACTAGGATGTAAAATAACCAGCAGTCAATAGTAATCACCAGGAAAATCTCCACGACCTCCTCCACTCTGGAAATTAAGACACActctctgcagcacagttgTGGCAGTcatcctgcctggctgcagaagCCAGTTCTCTGTCACTACAGCAAAACCCACCTTTAAAACCCAGCTACACCCACCACCCTTACAGTGTCACTCAGCTACAGTCAAAGTTCCTCTCTTAAACAAGCAGCCTGTTTTTCCTTGCTACCCAAACACAAAGAAACTCTGAAGTTTACTCACACATGTGGGTCCTTGCACCTCCACTTGTTCTCGTGAAGCTCATACACATGAATGGCAGGCTCTACGCACTCCATCGTAAACTTGGTGTTATCGACCTGTTGTGCACAGTGAAACACCACTTTAGTCTCCTCCTCAAGATCTCaagtaaagaaatgaaataaaaaccagtCAGTTTTTACTAACAGGGCACTTTATACTAACTCATCCATCGTTCTACCTTAGAATGAGCTGAATTTTACATGTTTAAACTGCCAACATCCTTTGCCACTGCAGCAAGGAGGCAAAGCACTCCAAGTCTTGAAAGACAAAGAGTTAAGCAAGAGTTTAAGTCACAGAAGGGGGTCTGAATTAATGAAAACACTGTCTTCACTCTAGCCTTGCAAGCAGAGAAAGCCTCCACTTCCTTTGAGATGGCAGCaaggcaaccacagcttctttgTAGACACACTAAGAACTGCACTGGCTACTGGCATCTCCTCCCCAGAGCAtttggagggaaagagaaaattagtTACTCCACTATTAAAGGACCCAGAAACTAGTGTTTAAATGGCTAGTCCAACACTACAGTCATAACATTAACAATACAGAAAGAGGTGGGAGGGAATGAAATAATTTACCATTATGAGTGCTGTATCATTAAAGCCTTCTGCAATCCTGGAGGCCACCTTTTCTGCAACCTGGTTCGGGCTGCAACAGAAGGTAAAAGTAACTGTGTTAGGTGAAGCAagacatttcagctgaaatcagcaggaaaTATGCTTAAAGAGATGTGAAAATTACACTGCGTGCTTACAAACAGGAACCAGATATCGAGCTAATGATACACTTGACTGAAGTCAGAAAGCCAAGAAAGCCTCAGCTCCTCTCTTCAGCACATGATCCGGACCTCAGCTATGCTTAGGCAATGGGGTTTGGGATGGCAAAATGTTCACCGAATCAATGTTTTGTGGCCCCCTACCTTCTCCCACCAGACCAAAGGCAGCAGCCACCTTTGTCCAAgcaggtatttaaaaaagaaagcaagtttgCTCCCCACTCTGCATTTGAACCCACGCACTGCCCAGCTTCTCTACCAAAATCAGATaatcttttaaaggaaaacctttATCCTGTTTCAAAGATGACAATCCCTATGCGGTACCAGTtatcttcagaaatgaaatcagagttcaaaaaaaaaccccaaccaagcCTGTGATATTCTTTCAAATCTCAAATAGAACAGACAAACTGTATCTTCTCCTTAAAAACGTCCCTAGCAGAATTATTTCCCTTGTAAGGAAAGGATAAATAATGCTCTTATCCCTGCTAGATACTTTAGCAGTCACAAGGATTACTTAAATAACATACTTGAGACCGAAGGATTTACATTAACAACATAACTGCAACGTAGCATAATACTTTAAATAAGCTGTTCatacttattttaaatgcaagtatGATGTACTCTCATTAGCCCTGAAACTGGATTTATCTAATAGATACAGGGGAAAATACTTGATACACATATCCAAAACTACTGTGGCTCCACAGTAAGGCCACTTTATTGCTTATTGAGTAATCTGCATTAGCTacgagggaaaaaaaaaatgactaattgtggggaaaacaaagtgaaaagagATACCGCTGCTTGACTGACATCACCTTCCATTTCGAGAGCGTCCTGCCACCATCTAAGAAAATGCTTCAATAAAACTTGGAGACTATTAGTTTAGCAAGAATTAGGTCACTTCTGAAAGACTTTCAAAGATACTCGGAGTCATTCCAGTTTACAAGATCTGTACTGCACAAGCAAACACGCCTGCAAATTTTGGCTATTTCCCTGACAACTGCAATTAAACTGGCTGGCAGTCGTTCAAAGACTGGCCTTTTATAGGACCCACTGAAGAGGAGTGGTTCTGGAAAGACTGGGGTTTCTGCACCTGAACAAAGGCCATACCCACCAGGCTCCACGAAGACAATGTGAAAGCAGATGACAGTTGTCAAAGTTAATCAACACGCATGATTTATGTCGATGATTTTTGCTGGCAGAGTACAAAGTACAACATAAAAGagcaaacagaaggaaatattgCACCAACACACCTGGCATCTTTCACGCGTTCGTTTGCCTGGTAATATCCAGCTATCACGTAGCTATTCTCTTTGCACCAAGAGTCAATCTGGAAAAGTAATTCGAACAAGTAAgaccaggaaaaagaaaggagaaaacccCCACAGAACTATGGAAATCTCATGTTTGCCCTGCAAATGGAATAGTAATTGAAGCATTACGGTATCTTTGCCAGTTGcttctttaaatatatacatatttatatgtatttatgtgtgCACTCACACAGTTTGCCTAATTTAACTAGAACAGAGAAATCAAGCTGAACATCTAAGAGAATCACGGAAAACATTAACCAAATGGAGCAAAAGAGCAAGAAGTTATCTCAGTCAAAGCCTGGCCTAAATTTGAGTGACAGGACTATTAACTTCAGCAATGCTGCCTGGGAGAGGAGTCTTGGTCTTACCTATCGCTCTTGGTGGCTGTTTTCTGTTGGTGTTTATTTGACAGACTCTAGACAACATTCACCATGTGGATGTGTGATTGCACTGTCATTCAAAAGGAGcttgttgattttatttctatgtaGTATAATAATGTAGTGTTTCTAGGTTAAAACGTAACCATTTTTTACCttcattagaaaataaagctCGAAGTGAAAGTTAAGTGTGAGGCACAAAAAGTTTGCCCCATTTACCATTTTTCCAACCCACTCCATTataaaacagcttttgcaacaaaattgtttttcttttgagagtTCCTCCTTATTTAACACCTGCATGTAAATGCTTAAATGTAAGCATTTCTTTGCGCAGAATTGATATAACTTTTGATTTACACAAGTACAAAACTTTATGTcgttttgggggttttttaagtgcAGGTTCAGCATGCACATGCTGCCGCTCTTTCTGCTTCATGCTGGATATGAACTATTCCTGCTGAGTCTGTCTTTCTTTACAATACTTATATATATGTGATGTTTCTCCTTATAACTGAGGATATCAAGTCAGCACAATACAGAGCCCTgaaagacagaagtggagaaagCAGCTAGAATTTTCCTTTGCAGTCCCTAGAGAGCATGCATCAAGAAAACCTCAACAGCTATATTAAAATGGAGTCCCAAAATAACTGATGCTGACCTGTCGCATCCTGTAAGTCAAATCAACCTCATTTTTAGCAGTAATTATAGTATTAGACTgcataaaaaaacaaacaaacaaagccatGTGAAATAATCCTGCCTCTACAAGGGATGACATGGATTTATGTGATAAAAAAGAAGCTGTGTAGCCCTCCTATAGCTGAAGGCCAACTGCCGTTTCAATTACAAACCCATGTTGAGGGATTAGGACTATGGTTTTAATTGTTAGTGGTTTGAAAGCTTGGCATTAAAGCCAGAAGCCCAGACACTaccattaataataataaaacaagaagtcgatcaatttaaaaattaaaaaaccttaGTTCTCAATCAGTTTTTGTTGTGTACTGAAAAAGGACTTAAAAAAGTGATAGAGAGGATGATTTTTAAGTTCTCCGCTCTCTGAGTGGTAATTAAAAACTGCCTCTGTcaaaaaaaacaaggaaaaaaaaacatctttttggAATTCAAGCTGTTTCCACATACACTTTCCAAACACTCTCTAACCACGGCCCTGCCACCACATGTAGGCTCAGCAGCAACTACTCCCTGATATTTTTAGTCATGTCCAGCCCTGCCAAGGACAAACCAGTGGGAGATAAGCTGCATCCCGCTTCCATACGGCATGTGTCAAAAGCAGCCTGCCCTTGGGTTTGCTGCAGCCACTAAAGTGGGTGTAGGGGGGTTTGGAGAGCCctaaaggaggagaaaggctGTAACCTACCACCCTCTGCTCATGGGTCCAGGCGGTGGGGAGCCGGCCATGGGAAGTGCTGCTTGGTGCGATGGTGTTTGTGCTCTGTTTGAGAAGATGTGGTTGCAAACCCACATCAATTAGCTGAGAAattcaaaagcacaaaaaaaaacccccaaaccccaacccccccaccaccaccatgtgAAACttaattcactttttctttaatgactCCATTTTCAAAAGGGATTTCAAACTGATGAGCCAAAGCGCAAATTAAATGCAAGcgcttctgctctcttcttcagAGTTACAAACCTTCAAGTGCTGCTGCGTGTTTAATAACATCTGATTTTGTGGATTCCTTGTACCTAGGCTGCTGCTAAAACGCTGCTCACGATTTTTATTAGTTACCACGTGAACAAGCCTATTTTCAGGCTAAATCTGGAGACTATTGCTCCCATTTAGTGTTCTGGGATAATTCAGGTAAAACGAGGAGGTGAAACTCGAGGGGCTGGATCTATAAAACCCTCACACAGACCACAGGCTTGACCAAGAATCAGCAGTAATTGAACTGAAGAGAGACAGATCACATCAAAACCTGCCAGAGCTTTAAAATCCTTTAGAAACAGAGGTGCTTTGTTACAAACACTGAGTTTCAATGCTAATCTCACTGATTTATTCAGTAACCATGCGTTATGTGGTACAGAACACTCTCCTCTTCAACCCTACAACAATAAAACCCAATTCTCTTAGCTGCCGAGCCAGTATTTACTGACACCTTTGCCTCTATTTAAACAAAGAATGGGAGCAAAAGGCCATGGGCTCTTGTTGAGCACAGAGTTTTAAAGCTGCCAAGTATCACAGGAGTCATCAAACATGACTGCAAAGCCCTCTGCAAGTCCTAATTAATGTGGGAAATGCCAGGGGTTTCCCATCTTTGACTTTTTGTATCAAAACCCAAGAGCAAATACATAagccactgctgcttctttggTTCCATAATGATCTGCTTACAGTAGATGCGGTAAGATGCTTCAGATGTTGCAAGAAACAGGATTTATTTCCTAATAATCCA
It contains:
- the EMC8 gene encoding ER membrane protein complex subunit 8, which produces MKLTTQAYCKMVLHSAKYPHCAVNGLLVAERPSAGAPRRDQTGPPSLFVDCIPLFHGTLALAPMLEVALTLIDSWCKENSYVIAGYYQANERVKDASPNQVAEKVASRIAEGFNDTALIMVDNTKFTMECVEPAIHVYELHENKWRCKDPHVDFCEDWTEAQRIAASLLDSKSYETLVDFDNHLDDIRNDWTNPEINKAVLHLC